The Pseudoliparis swirei isolate HS2019 ecotype Mariana Trench chromosome 19, NWPU_hadal_v1, whole genome shotgun sequence genomic sequence CACACTCAACAAACAGACGTATTAGTGACGTTGATCTTCGGCTGTTTATGGCGCTCTTTTGCCAAAATGCTGAACCGTTCCTTTAAATAATGGAAAAACTAAAGGACTAAAttcaaaaaattaaattttgaTACGATAGAAAATGTAGAGCAGACCGTTTATAGCACCAATATCCTGCCGATTCTGTCCACCTGTTAAGCCTCCAGCCTCCTCTTGGCTCGGTTTACGTCTCCACATGTTGTACATCTagtccacaggtgtcaaacacaaggcccgggggccgaatccggcccgccacgtcattttaatatggcccctgacggctttgAATATaagatcaccttttctttagaaaaagaaatcctatacttttattttgaaggtttcaaattaaatgggtttatgttataatattagagaaatgttcttatgtacaataattctaaactcaaataaactataatcaaatgcaaagacagttatttaacgatatgttcgggagtagtttatccAGTTTCggttacactggccctttaagaggcagccatgatgaAAATGAGTGACACCCCTGATCTAGTCACTCATGTGGTCATCTCTGACTTATAGACGCAGGTGAGACGTGAGAGTCAACCAAAACGTTAAAGCTTCAGGccttaaaaccaaaacaatgagccgAGTGATAAAGGGAGGAAGATGTGACGATGACGAGGATCAGAGTGGTACTGTAGCGTCGTCGCGTGACTCACCCCGCAGTACGTGCACTCGTTGAATATCTGCGGCGGGAGAGGGTTCCCCGCCGCCGGCCGAGACTCCTCGGGGACGTTCTCcctcatccacttcctgttgcccTCGTCGGCCGCGATGTCGCACTCCTCGAACGCGATCTTATTGGCCGCCAGGAAGCCCATGACGTCCTGCTGGTTTTTCTTGATCTGCGTGAGACATGAGAGCGGAGAGGAAGTGTGTTCAACTCTGAGGCCGCGTGAGGAAACGTCGGGGCCTCGGTTCGGCTGCGAGGACGAGGACGCAGACCCGTTGCTAAGATACCGCTC encodes the following:
- the sh3bgrl gene encoding SH3 domain-binding glutamic acid-rich-like protein; the encoded protein is MGVKVYIASSSGSTSIKKNQQDVMGFLAANKIAFEECDIAADEGNRKWMRENVPEESRPAAGNPLPPQIFNECTYCGDYEAFFDAREDNAVYAFLGLTAPPGSKEAEALAKKAQQ